A segment of the Streptomyces sp. L2 genome:
ACAGGTCGTCGAGCAGTCCGCCGCGGCCGACGAGGGCCAGGAAGGCGGTGCCGACGACGACGGTGGGCAGCACGAACGGGACGGTGACGACGGCCCGCAGCACCTGTTTGCCGGGGAAGTCGAGGCGGGCGAAGACGTAGGCGGCGGGCAGGGCGGCCAGCAGGGTGAGGGCGGTGGAGGCGAGCGCCTGCCAGGTGGTGAACCACAGCACGTGCCGGATGTCGGGCTGGGTGAGGACGTCCGTGATCCGCCCGAGCTGCCAGACGCCGTCCACCTTGAGGCCACGCGCGACGATCGCGGCGACCGGCCAGGCGAAGAACAGCGCGAAGAACGCGACGGGCAGGGCCATCAGGCCCAGCCGCGCCGCGCTCCCGCGTGCACTCCGGGTGCGCCCCGTGCGGGGGGCTACTTCAGTACGAGCGACGTCCACGACTTGACCCACTGGTCGCGGTTGGCGGCGATCTTGGCGGGCGGCATGGTCTCGGGGTGCTTCGCGGCCGGACCGTACTTGGTGAAGTCGGCCGGGACCTGGGCGCCCTTCACCACCGGGTAGACGAACATGTTCAGCGGCATGTCCTGCTGGAACTCCTTGGTGAGCAGGAAGTCGATGAACGCCTTGCCGCCCTGGGTGTTCTTGGCGTTGCTGAGCAGCCCCGCGAACTCGATCTGCCGGAAGCAGGTGCCGGTGGCGACGCCGGTGGGGGCGGTGCTGGGCCGCTTCTTGGCGTAGATCACCTCGGCGGGCGGGGAGGAGGCGTACGACACGACCAGCGGCCGGTCACCGCCGGCCTTCTTGCCGCCGGAGGAGCCGGAGAACTCCTGGTCGTAGGCCTGCTCCCAGCCGTCGACGACCTTGACGCCGTTGGCCTTGAGCTTCTTCCAGTAGTCCTGCCAGCCCTGGTCGCCGAACTGGGCGGCGCTGCCGAGCAGGAAGCCGAGGCCGGGCGAGGAGGTGGCGGCGTTCTCGGTGACGAGGAGGTTCTTGTACGCGGGCTTGGCCAGGTCGGCGAAGGTCTGCGGCGGGGCCAGCTTGTGCTTGCTGAAGTAGGCCTTGTCGTAGTTGACGCAGATGTCGCCGTAGTCGATGGGGGTGACCCGGTGCTTGTCGGCGTCGAGCTGGTAGGCGGAGCCGACGGTGCCGAGGCCCTTGGCGGTGTACGGCTGGAACAGGCCGTTGTCGAGGGCGCGGGAGAGCAGGGTGTTGTCGACGCCGAAGAAGACGTCGCCCTGCGGGTTGTCCTTGGTCAGGATGGCCTTGTTGACGGCCTGGCCGGCGTCGCCGTCCTTCAGGACGCGGACCTTGTACCCGGACTGCTTCTCGAAGTCCTTGAGCACGTTCTTGGAGACGGCCCACGAGTCGTGGCTGACGAGCGTGACGGTCTTGGAGTCGGCGGCCGACGCCTTGTCGTCGGAGCCGCAGCCGGTCAGCGCGGACAGGCTGATCAGGCCGAGGCCGGCCGCCGCGGCCACGAGGGTCTTGTGGTGCACTGGATGTCCTCCTGGGGTTGGCCAGGAAGAGACGCGGCCCCGCCCGGGCTCCGTGAGGGGCCCGGGCGGGGCGCAACAGCTTGAGTGATGACCGAACTTCCTACCCAGAATGACCTGGGCAAGGTTCAGAGGGTCTGCGGCCCTGTCCGCCGCACTCTCAGCGCTGTGGCGCTCCCCTGTCGGAATATGCAGATGTATGAGACGGCCGGATTGCCGTGGCCGGATCACTCTGGCCGGTTTGTCATGGCCAGATTATCGCTCGGTCGCGGCGAGCTGGCCACAGGCCCCGTCGATCTCCTGTCCCCGGGTGTCCCGGATCGTCACCGGCACACCATGGGCGGCGATCGCCTCGACGAACGCCTTCTCGTCCTCCGGCCGGGACGCGGTCCACTTCGAGCCCGGCGTCGGGTTCAGCGGGATCAGGTTGACGTGCACCGGTTTGCCCCGGAGCAGCCGGCCGAGCCGGTCACCCCGCCAGGCCTGGTCGTTGATGTCCCGGATGAGGGCGTACTCGATGGACAGCCGGCGCCCGGACTTCTCGACGTACTCGAAACCGGCGTCCAGCACCTCGCGCACCTTCCACCGGGTGTTCACCGGCACGAGGGTGTCGCGCAGCTCGTCGTCGGGGGCGTGCAGGGAGATCGCGAGCCGGCACTTCAGGCCCTCGTCGGCGAACCGGTGGAT
Coding sequences within it:
- a CDS encoding thiamine ABC transporter substrate-binding protein, producing MHHKTLVAAAAGLGLISLSALTGCGSDDKASAADSKTVTLVSHDSWAVSKNVLKDFEKQSGYKVRVLKDGDAGQAVNKAILTKDNPQGDVFFGVDNTLLSRALDNGLFQPYTAKGLGTVGSAYQLDADKHRVTPIDYGDICVNYDKAYFSKHKLAPPQTFADLAKPAYKNLLVTENAATSSPGLGFLLGSAAQFGDQGWQDYWKKLKANGVKVVDGWEQAYDQEFSGSSGGKKAGGDRPLVVSYASSPPAEVIYAKKRPSTAPTGVATGTCFRQIEFAGLLSNAKNTQGGKAFIDFLLTKEFQQDMPLNMFVYPVVKGAQVPADFTKYGPAAKHPETMPPAKIAANRDQWVKSWTSLVLK